The Nocardioides pantholopis genome window below encodes:
- a CDS encoding YbaK/EbsC family protein — protein sequence MDTEHPAITRFREHHAGRGGVGEIVILPDAVHTAALAAAALGCEVGAIANSLLFESGGEPVLILTSGGHRVDTAGVAGRLGLAPLRRATPEFVRLHTGQVIGGVSPLGHPAPVPTYLDSWLRHHEVVWAAAGHPAAVFSTTFEELQALTGAREIEVA from the coding sequence ATGGACACCGAGCATCCGGCGATCACCCGCTTCCGTGAGCATCACGCCGGCCGCGGTGGTGTCGGTGAGATCGTCATTCTGCCGGATGCCGTGCACACGGCAGCACTCGCCGCCGCGGCCCTGGGCTGCGAGGTCGGCGCGATCGCCAACAGCCTGCTCTTCGAGTCGGGCGGCGAGCCGGTGCTGATCCTGACCTCGGGCGGCCACCGGGTCGACACCGCGGGGGTCGCCGGGCGGCTCGGCCTGGCGCCGCTGCGGCGAGCGACGCCGGAGTTCGTCCGGCTGCACACCGGGCAGGTGATCGGCGGGGTCTCCCCGCTCGGCCACCCGGCGCCGGTGCCGACGTACCTGGACTCCTGGCTGCGGCACCACGAGGTCGTCTGGGCAGCGGCGGGGCACCCGGCGGCGGTGTTCTCGACGACGTTCGAGGAGCTGCAGGCGCTGACCGGCGCGCGCGAGATCGAGGTGGCGTGA
- the metF gene encoding methylenetetrahydrofolate reductase [NAD(P)H] yields the protein MAEDRIRSIADLVREGGRSFSFEFFPPKDEAGEEQLWRAISALEPYRPTFVSVTYGAGGSSRDTTVRVTSRIARETTMTAMAHLTCVGHTRAELEGILDSYAEAGIHNVMALRGDPADGPRAPWQATQGGLTYASELVELARSRGDFTVGVAAFPEGHPTAASLDHDADVLVAKARAGAQFAVTQMFFRAEDYFGLVERVRARGVDMPVLPGIMPILNLNAIQRQGELIGCDVPADVVARISAHEGDPVALRAEGIAVAAELCEELLAGGAPGLHFYTLNRSKATLEIFAALNMTV from the coding sequence ATGGCTGAGGACCGGATCCGGAGCATCGCCGATCTCGTGCGCGAGGGCGGGCGGTCGTTCTCCTTCGAGTTCTTCCCCCCGAAGGACGAGGCGGGGGAGGAGCAGCTGTGGCGCGCGATCAGCGCGCTGGAGCCGTACCGGCCCACGTTCGTCTCGGTGACGTACGGCGCCGGCGGGTCCAGCCGCGACACGACGGTGCGGGTCACCTCCCGGATCGCCCGCGAGACCACGATGACCGCGATGGCGCACCTGACCTGCGTGGGCCACACCCGTGCGGAGCTCGAGGGCATCCTGGACAGCTACGCCGAGGCCGGCATCCACAACGTGATGGCGCTGCGCGGCGACCCCGCCGACGGCCCGCGGGCGCCCTGGCAGGCGACGCAGGGCGGGCTCACCTACGCCTCGGAGCTGGTCGAGCTGGCCCGCTCCCGGGGCGACTTCACCGTCGGCGTCGCCGCGTTCCCGGAGGGGCACCCGACCGCGGCGTCCCTGGACCACGACGCGGACGTCCTGGTGGCCAAGGCCCGCGCCGGCGCCCAGTTCGCGGTCACCCAGATGTTCTTCCGGGCCGAGGACTACTTCGGGCTCGTCGAGCGGGTCCGTGCCCGCGGCGTCGACATGCCGGTGCTGCCCGGGATCATGCCGATCCTGAACCTCAACGCGATCCAGCGCCAGGGTGAGCTGATCGGCTGCGACGTCCCCGCCGACGTGGTGGCCCGGATCTCCGCCCACGAGGGCGACCCGGTCGCCCTGCGGGCCGAGGGCATCGCGGTCGCCGCGGAGCTGTGCGAGGAGCTGCTCGCCGGCGGCGCACCCGGCCTGCACTTCTACACGCTGAACCGCTCGAAGGCGACACTGGAGATCTTCGCCGCGCTCAACATGACCGTCTGA
- a CDS encoding ArsC/Spx/MgsR family protein: protein MSVEIWLNPECSKCRAAVAALEDAGVSYTVRRYLEDPPSAAEIADLVARLGVEPWDLARPRETREAGIDLPREPAARDAWLAALAEHPRALQRPVLTATDGTTVVGRDAEALTRVLAHEER from the coding sequence GTGAGCGTGGAGATCTGGCTGAACCCGGAGTGCTCGAAGTGCCGCGCCGCCGTCGCCGCGCTCGAGGACGCCGGCGTGTCGTACACGGTGCGCCGCTACCTCGAGGATCCGCCGAGCGCGGCGGAGATCGCCGACCTGGTCGCGCGGCTCGGCGTCGAGCCCTGGGACCTGGCCCGCCCCCGGGAGACCCGGGAGGCGGGCATCGACCTGCCGCGCGAGCCCGCCGCCCGCGACGCGTGGCTGGCCGCGCTGGCCGAGCACCCCCGGGCGCTGCAGCGGCCGGTGCTGACGGCGACCGACGGCACCACTGTCGTCGGCCGCGACGCCGAGGCTCTCACCAGAGTCCTCGCCCACGAGGAGCGCTGA
- a CDS encoding phytoene desaturase family protein, with protein MARVVVVGGGLGGTATAARLAKLGHEVTLVERSAGLGGALGTVAADGFRWESGPTSTLLPAVLRDLFRKSGRPLERELELVPLDVVREHRFEDRTSVRLPGGSRAAQLAAFDELAPGLGRMWVDHVATFAEDWEVLRRHYLEVPWRPDDLPREVAARLDGRESLRRRLRRTLRDERLRMVAAHPFVVAGHQPRDVPGWAGMEAYVEQRFGAWTVAGGMHRVAEALENRLATRKVSVLTGTEARDVVVRSGRAVAVRTDAGDLDADVVVCAVDPRRLPALAPYVARTMPAIPPVVCHVGIEGELPGGLPDAPYDVVVHGDPLLVVRTGGTAPDGHHAVTVHGRGHLAEDLLVALARRGVDLRRQLVARVDRSPREQVLEWGGSPLGVLWQGRRTVRRRLGPRTPVPGVYAAGAHATPGSGLPFVGLSAALVAAEVGPA; from the coding sequence GTGGCCCGCGTCGTCGTGGTCGGCGGCGGCCTCGGCGGCACCGCGACCGCCGCCCGGCTGGCCAAGCTGGGCCACGAGGTCACGCTCGTCGAGCGCTCCGCCGGTCTCGGCGGGGCGCTCGGCACCGTCGCCGCCGACGGCTTCCGCTGGGAGTCCGGGCCCACCTCGACGCTGCTGCCCGCCGTGCTGCGCGACCTGTTCCGCAAGTCCGGCCGGCCCCTGGAGCGCGAGCTGGAGCTGGTGCCCCTCGACGTCGTGCGCGAGCACCGCTTCGAGGACCGGACCTCGGTGCGGCTGCCGGGCGGATCCCGCGCCGCACAGCTCGCGGCGTTCGACGAGCTGGCCCCGGGGCTGGGCCGGATGTGGGTCGACCACGTCGCCACCTTCGCCGAGGACTGGGAGGTGCTGCGCCGCCACTACCTCGAGGTGCCCTGGCGTCCCGACGACCTGCCCCGCGAGGTCGCGGCCCGGCTCGACGGCCGGGAGAGCCTGCGCCGGCGGCTGCGCCGCACCCTGCGCGACGAGCGGCTGCGGATGGTCGCCGCGCACCCGTTCGTCGTCGCCGGCCACCAGCCGCGCGACGTGCCCGGCTGGGCCGGGATGGAGGCCTACGTCGAGCAGCGCTTCGGCGCCTGGACGGTCGCGGGCGGCATGCACCGCGTCGCCGAGGCCCTCGAGAACCGGCTCGCCACCCGGAAGGTGAGCGTGCTGACCGGCACCGAGGCCCGCGACGTCGTCGTGCGCTCGGGGCGCGCGGTCGCCGTCCGCACCGACGCCGGCGACCTGGACGCCGACGTGGTCGTCTGCGCCGTCGATCCCCGGCGGCTGCCCGCCCTCGCGCCGTACGTCGCCCGGACCATGCCGGCGATCCCGCCGGTCGTGTGCCACGTCGGGATCGAGGGCGAGCTGCCCGGCGGGCTGCCCGACGCGCCGTACGACGTGGTCGTGCACGGCGACCCGCTGCTCGTGGTCCGCACCGGCGGCACCGCACCGGACGGGCACCACGCGGTCACCGTCCACGGCCGGGGACACCTGGCCGAGGACCTGCTGGTCGCGCTGGCCCGACGCGGGGTGGACCTGCGCCGCCAGCTCGTCGCCCGGGTGGACCGCTCGCCCCGCGAGCAGGTGCTGGAGTGGGGCGGCTCCCCGCTCGGGGTGCTCTGGCAGGGCCGGCGCACCGTCCGGCGCCGCCTCGGGCCGCGCACCCCCGTCCCCGGCGTGTACGCCGCCGGCGCCCACGCCACCCCCGGCAGCGGGCTGCCGTTCGTCGGTCTCTCCGCCGCCCTGGTCGCCGCCGAGGTGGGGCCCGCCTGA
- a CDS encoding methyltransferase domain-containing protein, producing the protein MPISERRGAAARTTVVWEVLRPVLDRGPGDVLDLGGGTGVSAVRVAELGHRVTVVDPSPDALASLARRAREVGVEVAGHQGDVGTLSDVPGPDGADVVLCHGVLEVVDDPAAALATIREVLRPGGHLSLLVAQRHAAVVARALAGHFRQALQLLEGEAPAGRSGRRFSQEELDDLLADAGFEVASRHGVRVFADLVPGSLLDLEPGSTAALVDLEHAVAARSEFLPLATQLHVLAR; encoded by the coding sequence ATGCCCATCAGTGAGCGCCGCGGCGCGGCTGCCCGCACGACTGTCGTCTGGGAGGTCCTGCGGCCGGTCCTGGACCGCGGACCCGGTGACGTGCTCGACCTGGGAGGCGGCACCGGCGTCTCCGCCGTGCGGGTCGCGGAGCTCGGACACCGCGTCACCGTCGTCGACCCGAGCCCCGACGCGCTCGCGTCCCTGGCCCGCCGTGCGCGCGAGGTCGGCGTCGAGGTCGCCGGCCACCAGGGCGACGTCGGCACGCTGAGCGACGTCCCGGGGCCCGACGGCGCCGACGTCGTGCTCTGCCACGGGGTGCTCGAGGTCGTCGACGACCCGGCCGCCGCGCTGGCCACCATCCGCGAGGTGCTCCGCCCGGGCGGGCACCTCAGCCTCCTGGTCGCCCAGCGGCACGCCGCCGTGGTGGCGCGGGCCCTGGCGGGCCACTTCCGCCAGGCCCTCCAGCTCCTCGAGGGCGAGGCCCCGGCGGGCCGCTCCGGGCGCCGGTTCTCCCAGGAGGAGCTCGACGACCTGCTGGCCGACGCCGGCTTCGAGGTCGCCAGCCGCCACGGCGTCCGGGTCTTCGCCGACCTGGTGCCCGGCTCCCTGCTCGACCTCGAGCCCGGCAGCACCGCGGCGCTGGTCGACCTGGAGCACGCCGTCGCCGCACGCTCGGAGTTCCTGCCGCTCGCGACCCAGCTCCACGTGCTCGCCCGCTGA
- a CDS encoding DUF58 domain-containing protein, whose translation MREALGGLTVRGRSFVAGGVTAIVCAVLLGQPALTRIGVLVLALPLVTAYVVGRGRYRLALVRTVSPQLVAAGQPAQVTLTLTNEGRTPSGVLRLEDQVPYVLGTRPRFVLDGIGHGWHRTVTYQVRSDVRGRYEVGPMTVRASDPFGMVELGRAFRTCTPLMVTPPTVALPSIPLGGSWTGSGDARARAFAIGSAEDVTVREYRRGDDLRRVHWRSSARVGELMVRREEQPWQSRATLFLDNRARAHRGQGIASSLEAAVAAAASIAVHLTRRGFAVRLVTATGEDAATTWHEAGSDLNAGPTLEALAVVAPTTAARLSVAGSGEHGPGGLTVAVLGAVDPGDLPALRRMHHHSGGALAVVLDVRAWADPQASDAETVPLLGQQGWRAAQLRPRDRLETVWQELGRVQAHRPAPTSATTAPAPAPGAAR comes from the coding sequence ATGCGAGAGGCGCTGGGCGGGCTCACGGTGCGAGGACGGTCCTTCGTGGCCGGCGGGGTCACCGCGATCGTCTGCGCGGTCCTGCTCGGCCAGCCGGCCCTGACCCGGATCGGTGTGCTGGTGCTCGCCCTGCCGCTGGTGACGGCGTACGTCGTGGGGCGCGGGCGGTACCGCCTCGCCCTGGTGCGCACGGTCTCCCCGCAGCTGGTCGCGGCCGGCCAGCCCGCGCAGGTGACGCTGACCCTGACCAACGAGGGACGCACCCCCAGCGGCGTGCTGCGCCTGGAGGACCAGGTCCCCTACGTCCTCGGCACCCGACCGCGGTTCGTCCTCGACGGCATCGGACACGGCTGGCACCGCACCGTGACCTACCAGGTCCGCTCCGACGTGCGGGGCCGCTACGAGGTGGGGCCGATGACCGTGCGCGCCAGCGACCCGTTCGGGATGGTCGAGCTCGGGCGGGCCTTCCGGACCTGCACCCCGCTCATGGTCACCCCGCCCACGGTGGCGCTGCCGTCGATCCCGCTCGGCGGGTCCTGGACCGGCTCCGGCGACGCCCGGGCCCGGGCCTTCGCGATCGGCTCGGCCGAGGACGTGACAGTGCGCGAGTACCGCCGCGGCGACGACCTGCGCCGGGTGCACTGGCGCAGCTCCGCCCGCGTCGGGGAGCTGATGGTGCGCCGCGAGGAGCAGCCCTGGCAGTCCCGGGCCACCCTGTTCCTCGACAACCGGGCCCGGGCCCACCGCGGGCAGGGCATCGCCTCCTCGCTGGAGGCGGCGGTCGCTGCCGCCGCCTCGATCGCCGTGCACCTGACCAGGCGCGGCTTCGCCGTCCGCCTGGTCACCGCCACCGGCGAGGACGCGGCCACCACCTGGCACGAGGCCGGGTCCGACCTCAACGCCGGCCCGACACTGGAGGCCCTCGCGGTCGTCGCGCCGACCACCGCGGCCCGCCTCAGCGTGGCCGGGTCCGGGGAGCACGGCCCCGGCGGCCTCACCGTCGCCGTCCTCGGCGCCGTCGACCCCGGCGACCTCCCCGCGCTGCGCCGCATGCACCACCACTCCGGTGGGGCGCTGGCCGTCGTGCTCGACGTGCGCGCCTGGGCGGATCCGCAGGCGAGCGATGCCGAGACCGTGCCGCTGCTGGGCCAGCAGGGCTGGCGGGCCGCGCAGCTGCGGCCCCGCGACCGGCTCGAGACCGTCTGGCAGGAGCTCGGCCGGGTCCAGGCGCACCGCCCGGCCCCCACGTCCGCCACCACAGCACCCGCTCCGGCACCGGGAGCGGCCCGATGA
- a CDS encoding transglutaminase TgpA family protein, which translates to MSRARGSLAAPLTVAAAAAGTTWVSTLSWRGLTESPSLFLGPLLVLAALVAGVGAVTRWWRWPGAAVVATQTVVSVLVASWMLVGTPLPVGAGWQLLVADFDAATASARTYVAPVPASVPSVAPLLVAGGLGCLLLVDLLACTLRRVTLAGLPLLAVHSVPLGVLDGGLSWWVFAASAAGFLLMLFLHEDEHLARWGRRLGPAAGTGGRSGSGRTNAGLIGGTATALAIAVPLAVPTLDLHVFDVGPGTGTGAEIDLENPMTDMRRDLKRGADVPLVRVRTDDPDPAYLRIAVLNRFSAERWTSGDRDIPADQEPDGPMPPLEGVGAGVPRVQHDYAVQVLDGFRSTWLPTQAPINAIEAPGEWRYDAGTMDFIAADDGLDTAGIGYRMTAVELERDPNAMLAAPSGTGDVGQEYVELPSDTPGLVRELATSVTGSATSRFEKAVALQNWFRRDGGFTYDLGVDLGSGGDDLVAFLSEGGRTGYCEQFASAMAVMARAVGIPARVAVGFLAPERVGDQAYEYSSHDLHSWPELFIPGAGWTPFEPTPADRASGVPEYTRNVVAGGPEVPLPSASAAPEDTPDRGADASTAPEPAPEEDPGAEAEAEPGFPWQVLLGVLAGAAVLVLALLSPRRVRRARRERRLGGPNGTVEDAWQELLDTAVDLAVPWPPDRTPRETTGVLREHGAPAAALDVLVGAVERDRYGRPGETAAAGPEVQDAARTCVSALMEAASPRVQRRARWWPRSVVGRGRRTTRRASSVESTPSGVVDHVG; encoded by the coding sequence ATGAGCCGGGCCCGCGGCAGCCTGGCCGCACCGCTCACCGTGGCCGCGGCCGCCGCCGGCACCACCTGGGTCTCGACGCTGTCCTGGCGCGGGCTGACCGAGAGCCCCTCCCTGTTCCTGGGGCCGCTGCTGGTGCTCGCGGCCCTGGTGGCCGGCGTCGGCGCGGTGACCCGCTGGTGGCGCTGGCCGGGCGCGGCGGTGGTCGCCACCCAGACCGTGGTCTCGGTGCTGGTCGCGTCCTGGATGCTGGTCGGGACGCCGCTGCCGGTCGGCGCCGGGTGGCAGCTGCTGGTCGCCGACTTCGACGCGGCCACCGCCAGCGCGCGGACGTACGTCGCGCCGGTGCCCGCGAGCGTGCCGAGCGTGGCTCCGCTGCTGGTCGCCGGCGGCCTGGGCTGCCTGCTGCTGGTGGACCTGCTGGCCTGCACGCTGCGCCGGGTGACCCTGGCCGGCCTGCCGCTGCTCGCCGTGCACAGCGTCCCGCTGGGGGTCCTCGACGGCGGCCTCTCCTGGTGGGTCTTCGCCGCGAGCGCCGCGGGGTTCCTGCTGATGCTGTTCCTGCACGAGGACGAGCACCTCGCCCGCTGGGGGCGCCGCCTGGGTCCGGCCGCGGGGACCGGTGGCCGATCCGGCTCCGGGCGCACCAACGCGGGCCTGATCGGCGGCACCGCGACCGCGCTCGCGATCGCCGTCCCGCTGGCCGTGCCGACCCTGGACCTGCACGTCTTCGACGTCGGCCCGGGCACCGGGACCGGAGCCGAGATCGACCTCGAGAACCCGATGACCGACATGCGCCGCGACCTCAAGCGCGGCGCCGACGTCCCGCTGGTCCGGGTGCGCACCGACGACCCCGACCCGGCGTACCTGCGGATCGCGGTGCTGAACCGCTTCTCGGCCGAGCGGTGGACCTCGGGCGACCGCGACATCCCTGCCGACCAGGAGCCGGACGGCCCGATGCCGCCGTTGGAGGGGGTCGGGGCCGGGGTGCCCCGGGTCCAGCACGACTACGCCGTCCAGGTGCTCGACGGCTTCCGCTCGACGTGGCTGCCCACCCAGGCGCCGATCAACGCGATCGAGGCACCGGGCGAGTGGCGCTACGACGCAGGGACCATGGACTTCATCGCCGCCGACGACGGGCTCGACACCGCCGGCATCGGCTACCGGATGACGGCGGTGGAGCTCGAGCGCGACCCGAACGCGATGCTGGCCGCCCCCTCCGGCACCGGCGACGTGGGCCAGGAGTACGTCGAGCTCCCCAGCGACACCCCCGGCCTGGTCCGCGAGCTGGCGACGTCGGTGACCGGCAGCGCCACCAGCCGCTTCGAGAAGGCCGTCGCCCTGCAAAACTGGTTCCGCCGGGACGGCGGCTTCACCTACGACCTCGGGGTCGACCTCGGCAGCGGCGGGGACGACCTCGTCGCGTTCCTCTCCGAGGGCGGGCGCACGGGGTACTGCGAGCAGTTCGCCTCCGCGATGGCGGTGATGGCCCGCGCGGTCGGGATCCCGGCCCGGGTGGCCGTCGGCTTCCTGGCACCGGAGCGGGTCGGCGACCAGGCCTACGAGTACAGCTCCCACGACCTGCACTCCTGGCCCGAGCTGTTCATCCCCGGCGCCGGCTGGACGCCGTTCGAGCCGACCCCCGCGGACCGGGCCAGCGGCGTGCCGGAGTACACCCGCAATGTGGTGGCGGGCGGCCCGGAGGTCCCGCTGCCGAGCGCGTCCGCCGCTCCCGAGGACACCCCCGACCGCGGGGCCGACGCCAGCACGGCGCCCGAGCCGGCGCCGGAGGAGGACCCGGGCGCCGAGGCCGAGGCGGAGCCCGGGTTCCCGTGGCAGGTGCTGCTCGGCGTGCTGGCCGGGGCCGCCGTGCTGGTGCTCGCCCTGCTCAGCCCGCGCCGGGTGCGCCGAGCCCGCCGGGAGCGGCGGCTGGGCGGCCCGAACGGCACCGTGGAGGACGCCTGGCAGGAGCTGCTGGACACGGCCGTCGACCTCGCGGTCCCGTGGCCGCCGGACCGCACGCCGCGGGAGACGACCGGCGTGCTGCGCGAGCACGGCGCCCCCGCTGCCGCGCTGGACGTCCTGGTCGGGGCGGTGGAGCGGGACCGCTATGGCCGGCCCGGCGAGACCGCCGCGGCCGGGCCGGAGGTCCAGGACGCGGCCCGCACCTGCGTGAGCGCCCTGATGGAGGCGGCGTCGCCGCGGGTCCAGCGGCGTGCCCGGTGGTGGCCCCGCTCGGTGGTCGGGCGCGGCCGTCGTACGACGCGGCGGGCGTCGTCGGTGGAGTCGACGCCGAGCGGCGTGGTCGACCACGTCGGCTGA
- a CDS encoding SAV_6107 family HEPN domain-containing protein, giving the protein MSETSLTPHPYALPATTHSYLDRAAESLSEARAARDVPARYACAHVAALRAAAALLAARARPAPVRRRPQRNAWVLLTEVAPELGEWAQFFAAGAAKRAAAEAGSTHAVTEREADDLVRDAERFVALVEQVLGLAPHVPAQQHVLRSGLAG; this is encoded by the coding sequence ATGTCCGAGACCAGCCTGACACCGCACCCGTACGCCCTGCCGGCGACGACCCATTCCTACCTCGACCGCGCCGCGGAGTCGCTGAGCGAGGCGCGGGCCGCCCGCGACGTGCCGGCCCGCTACGCGTGCGCCCACGTCGCCGCGCTGCGGGCCGCTGCCGCCCTGCTGGCGGCGCGGGCGCGTCCGGCGCCGGTGCGCCGCCGGCCCCAGCGCAACGCCTGGGTGCTGCTGACCGAGGTGGCCCCCGAGCTGGGGGAGTGGGCCCAGTTCTTCGCCGCCGGCGCCGCCAAGCGGGCGGCGGCCGAGGCCGGCTCGACCCACGCCGTCACCGAGCGGGAGGCCGACGACCTGGTGCGCGACGCCGAGCGATTCGTCGCCCTGGTCGAGCAGGTGCTCGGGCTGGCGCCCCACGTCCCGGCGCAGCAGCACGTCCTCCGGTCCGGCCTGGCCGGGTGA
- a CDS encoding DUF3040 domain-containing protein — MPLSEEELRLLEQMERALLQEDPKFASTLRGTTLRRSARRRAIVASAIFVVGVAVLMTGAITNTWAVGIVGFGVMLGSATVALNAARGQQVAAAANGRTAGHPSHGFTVHEGGKRPRARRQRRTSSGSFMERMDERWRHRREQNGGF; from the coding sequence GTGCCACTCTCGGAAGAGGAGCTGCGACTGCTCGAGCAGATGGAGCGTGCCCTCCTTCAGGAGGACCCCAAGTTCGCGTCCACGCTGCGCGGCACCACGCTGCGCCGCTCCGCACGCCGCCGAGCGATCGTGGCCTCCGCGATCTTCGTGGTCGGTGTCGCGGTGCTGATGACCGGCGCGATCACGAACACCTGGGCGGTCGGCATCGTCGGCTTCGGCGTGATGCTCGGCTCCGCCACCGTGGCCCTGAACGCCGCCCGCGGCCAGCAGGTCGCCGCCGCCGCGAACGGCCGCACCGCGGGCCATCCCTCCCACGGGTTCACCGTCCACGAGGGCGGCAAGCGCCCCCGCGCCCGCCGCCAGCGCCGGACCTCCTCCGGCTCCTTCATGGAGCGCATGGACGAGCGCTGGCGCCACCGCCGCGAGCAGAACGGCGGCTTCTAG